The Candidatus Eremiobacterota bacterium genomic interval GCGGCCGCGGTTCGCAGCTTCAGGATGCGGCGCGCTTCGGCGGGGGTCGCGACGGGACGGCCGAGCTCCTCGGCGATCCGGACCACGCGCGCCACCAGCTCCTCGTTCCGCGCGAGCCGGCCCTTGCTGTAGTAGAGGTTGTCCTCGAGCCCGACCCGCACGTGACCGCCCATCGCCACGGCGACCGTCGCCAGCGGCAGCTGCATGCGCCCGATCCCCGCCACCGACCAGGTGCAGCCCGCGGGCAGCGCGCGGACGCAGTCGATCAGGTTCTCGACCGAGGCGTCGAGCCCGCCGGGGACGCCCAGGACGAAGTCGGCGTGGGCGGGGAGGCGGATCGTCCCCTCGGCGGCGAGCCGCTTGGCGTTCGAGAGGTGGCCGAGGTCGAAGATCTCCAGCTCGGGGGTGACCCCGAACTCGTCGAGCTTCGCCGCGATCCCGCGCATGATCGGGAAGCTGTTCTCGAAGACCTCGTCGCCGAAGTTCACGGTGCCGCAGGTCAAGGTCGCCATCTCCGGCCGCAGCACGAGCGGCGCCGCGCGCTCCTCCGACGTCATCCCGATCGCCCCGCCGGTCGAGAACTGCACGATCAGATCGCTCGCCGCCCGAATCGCCTCGTACGCCGCCCGAAACCGCGCGACGTCGTGCGTGTTCGTCCCATCGTCGTTCCGGCAGTGCACGTGCACGACGCTCGCCCCCGCCTCGCGAATCGCCCGCGCCGTCTC includes:
- a CDS encoding 3-keto-5-aminohexanoate cleavage protein translates to MDPLIITVAPVGAEVMPEQTPYLPVTPQQLGETARAIREAGASVVHVHCRNDDGTNTHDVARFRAAYEAIRAASDLIVQFSTGGAIGMTSEERAAPLVLRPEMATLTCGTVNFGDEVFENSFPIMRGIAAKLDEFGVTPELEIFDLGHLSNAKRLAAEGTIRLPAHADFVLGVPGGLDASVENLIDCVRALPAGCTWSVAGIGRMQLPLATVAVAMGGHVRVGLEDNLYYSKGRLARNEELVARVVRIAEELGRPVATPAEARRILKLRTAAAA